The Niallia alba genome includes a window with the following:
- a CDS encoding response regulator transcription factor, whose translation MIRVLIAEDQAIVRNGLKMIIEQDEEIQVVAEAGNGKEVLSLLERTIVDIVLLDIRMPIMDGMQTTKEIHQQFPHIKILILTTFNDEEYAIQAFQEGANGFLLKTTDSVTLVNSIKSCLIGGMAIHDQVAAKLMPKLLKRESHYDNSLNQMVALTKREIEIVKKVGQGKTNKEISSELLLSVGTIKNHITQILAKLELRDRTQLAIYAVRNDYI comes from the coding sequence ATGATTCGCGTGTTAATTGCTGAGGATCAAGCGATTGTCAGAAATGGTTTAAAGATGATTATCGAACAAGATGAAGAAATCCAAGTTGTTGCTGAAGCGGGAAACGGAAAAGAAGTATTGTCTTTATTAGAGCGTACAATTGTCGACATTGTCCTTTTGGATATTCGAATGCCAATTATGGATGGAATGCAGACAACAAAAGAAATTCATCAGCAATTTCCGCATATAAAAATACTGATCCTTACGACTTTTAATGATGAAGAATATGCAATACAAGCATTTCAAGAGGGTGCTAATGGCTTTCTGCTAAAGACGACAGATAGTGTTACGCTAGTAAATAGTATAAAAAGCTGTTTAATAGGTGGTATGGCGATACATGATCAAGTTGCAGCTAAATTAATGCCTAAGCTCTTAAAGAGAGAGAGCCATTACGACAATTCTTTGAATCAGATGGTTGCACTAACAAAACGTGAAATCGAAATCGTAAAAAAAGTTGGTCAAGGAAAAACAAATAAAGAAATCTCCAGTGAATTATTATTATCAGTTGGAACGATAAAAAATCATATCACCCAAATTTTAGCTAAATTAGAATTAAGAGATAGAACTCAATTAGCCATATATGCAGTGCGGAATGATTATATATAA
- a CDS encoding YitT family protein codes for MKKYGKDILVIIFGSFLFALAVNLFVIPNDLGEGGVTGVAIIAYYLFKWSPGIVNFTLNSILLIIGYKFLSKQMIVYTIIAVFFNSLFLHLTESWTIYSDELFVNVIFGGVFAGVGIGLIIRVGGTTAGSTILAKLTNKYLGWSISYGLLFFDLLVVFASFFLIKAEGVMLTIIMLYVGTKVMEFVIEGVNPKKAVTIISSHPTEIADQVNEQLNRGVTVLSGHGYYTKDEKEILYIIINKQEVVKLKKIVKQTDENAFITIHDVRDVFGEGFIHLSKA; via the coding sequence ATGAAAAAATACGGAAAGGATATCCTTGTAATTATATTTGGATCCTTCCTTTTTGCATTAGCTGTCAATTTATTTGTTATTCCTAATGACTTAGGAGAGGGAGGAGTTACCGGGGTAGCCATTATTGCTTATTACTTATTTAAATGGTCGCCAGGTATTGTTAACTTTACGTTAAATAGCATTTTATTAATAATCGGCTATAAATTTTTAAGTAAACAAATGATTGTTTATACCATTATTGCAGTCTTCTTCAACTCATTATTTTTACATCTAACAGAGTCATGGACGATATATTCTGATGAATTATTTGTTAATGTCATTTTTGGTGGAGTTTTTGCTGGGGTTGGAATCGGTTTAATTATAAGAGTAGGCGGTACAACAGCTGGTTCTACTATTCTCGCAAAGCTAACCAATAAGTATCTCGGTTGGAGTATTAGTTATGGCTTATTATTTTTTGATCTACTTGTTGTATTTGCATCCTTTTTCCTTATAAAAGCAGAAGGGGTCATGCTGACAATTATCATGCTCTATGTTGGAACAAAGGTAATGGAATTTGTCATTGAAGGCGTTAATCCGAAGAAAGCAGTCACGATTATTTCCAGTCACCCCACTGAAATTGCCGATCAGGTAAACGAGCAATTAAATCGTGGAGTCACTGTATTATCTGGACATGGCTATTATACAAAAGATGAAAAAGAAATACTGTATATTATTATTAATAAACAAGAAGTTGTTAAACTAAAGAAAATAGTAAAGCAAACAGATGAGAACGCCTTTATTACCATTCACGATGTAAGGGACGTCTTTGGTGAAGGTTTTATCCATCTCTCTAAAGCATAA
- a CDS encoding hemolysin family protein, with the protein MGILVLVILIALNAFFAAAEIALISLNDNKIKHMADTGHKKAKIVYKLLSEPSKFLATIQIGITLAGFLASAFAADSFSGQLTELFLTMGIPLSQGLLDSISVIIITLLLSYFTLVFGELVPKRVALKKAEGIAMFAASPLTVLSKITAPFVAFLTFSTNLVARLFGVRPGEEDEEVTEEDIKMMIDVGNERGSIDEDERMMIHNIFEFDNKNVTDIMTHRSNMVAIPSDYTLKEIATLVNREMYTRYPVYEENIDNIIGILHSKDLLAYMGKEDTSFQLSEIIRKPYFVLESKRIDELFIQMQKNNVLFAIVVDEYGGTDGIVTMEDLVEEIVGNIFDEYDEPKPPEIKIIGEHTYLLQGTISLDDVQELLKITLPIEIYDTLSGFLISKIGYIPNDQEKPSITFKNFEFQVEEIVDRRISQIKVTKIIEEESPTNNTLEK; encoded by the coding sequence TTGGGCATTTTAGTCCTAGTCATTCTAATTGCATTAAATGCTTTCTTTGCTGCCGCAGAAATTGCGCTCATTTCCTTAAATGACAATAAAATTAAACATATGGCGGACACAGGTCATAAGAAAGCTAAAATAGTCTATAAACTACTATCAGAGCCTAGTAAATTTTTAGCCACCATCCAAATTGGTATTACCCTTGCAGGATTTCTAGCCAGTGCCTTTGCAGCTGATAGCTTTTCTGGTCAATTGACAGAGTTATTTTTAACAATGGGAATTCCTCTCTCTCAAGGACTGCTTGATTCTATTTCAGTCATTATTATTACTCTACTGTTATCCTATTTCACCCTTGTTTTTGGTGAATTAGTTCCTAAACGAGTGGCTTTAAAGAAAGCAGAAGGTATTGCGATGTTTGCTGCAAGTCCATTAACGGTACTTTCCAAAATAACAGCACCATTTGTCGCCTTCTTAACATTCTCCACCAATCTAGTTGCACGCCTATTCGGAGTACGTCCAGGTGAGGAAGATGAGGAAGTAACAGAAGAAGATATAAAAATGATGATAGATGTAGGAAATGAAAGAGGAAGTATTGACGAAGATGAGCGAATGATGATCCATAATATTTTTGAATTTGATAATAAAAATGTCACGGATATTATGACCCATCGCTCCAATATGGTAGCCATTCCTTCCGATTACACATTAAAGGAGATAGCTACTCTAGTGAACCGTGAAATGTATACTCGCTACCCTGTTTACGAGGAAAACATTGATAACATTATTGGCATCCTACATTCCAAAGATCTGTTAGCCTATATGGGCAAAGAAGATACCTCATTTCAATTAAGTGAGATTATTCGCAAACCTTATTTTGTATTGGAATCAAAAAGAATCGATGAATTATTTATCCAGATGCAAAAAAATAATGTTCTTTTTGCCATTGTCGTCGATGAATATGGCGGAACAGATGGAATTGTTACAATGGAGGATTTAGTTGAGGAAATCGTCGGCAATATTTTTGATGAATACGATGAACCAAAACCTCCTGAAATTAAGATTATCGGGGAACATACCTATCTATTGCAAGGGACTATTAGTTTAGACGATGTGCAAGAATTATTGAAAATTACCTTGCCGATAGAAATTTATGATACATTAAGTGGTTTTCTCATTAGTAAGATTGGCTATATTCCAAATGATCAGGAAAAACCATCCATCACTTTCAAAAACTTTGAATTTCAAGTAGAAGAGATTGTAGATCGCAGAATCAGCCAAATAAAAGTAACGAAAATAATCGAAGAAGAATCACCAACAAACAATACTTTAGAAAAATGA
- a CDS encoding ABC transporter ATP-binding protein, producing the protein MLEIMNLSKSFKQKQAVNSVNLYLEKGEIVGLLGPNGAGKSTTISMISSLIAPDVGDVRLNNESILKTPQTLRKILGVVPQDIAVYLDLSARENLLFFGKMHRIPKNILQKRVDEVLEIIGLKEREKDLVKTFSGGMKRRLNIGVALIHEPEIIIMDEPTVGIDPQSRNYILETVKRLNKEKQMTVLYTSHYMEEVEFLCDRIYIMDHGEIIASGAKEDIKNILSAETAINIKVEIVKHEFTEALRHHKNIKNISIQQSVITVIVPRQVHLLKDILRIAEEQKTNVLSVHIETPTLEDVFLHLTGRQLRD; encoded by the coding sequence TTGTTAGAGATAATGAATTTATCTAAATCATTTAAACAAAAACAAGCTGTAAATTCCGTTAATTTATATTTAGAGAAGGGAGAAATAGTAGGATTGCTTGGACCAAATGGGGCTGGGAAATCTACTACAATCTCCATGATATCTTCGTTAATTGCTCCCGATGTTGGAGATGTAAGACTAAATAACGAAAGTATTTTAAAAACACCACAGACATTACGAAAAATACTTGGAGTAGTCCCACAGGATATTGCTGTTTATCTGGATTTATCTGCACGAGAAAACTTACTTTTCTTTGGAAAAATGCACCGAATCCCTAAAAATATACTACAAAAGAGGGTAGATGAAGTTCTTGAAATAATCGGTTTAAAGGAGCGGGAAAAGGATTTAGTGAAAACTTTTTCCGGTGGGATGAAAAGAAGATTAAATATTGGTGTTGCATTAATTCATGAACCAGAAATTATTATTATGGATGAACCAACCGTTGGAATTGACCCCCAATCAAGAAATTACATTTTAGAAACCGTTAAAAGGCTAAATAAAGAAAAGCAAATGACTGTCCTATACACCAGTCACTATATGGAAGAAGTCGAATTTCTTTGTGATCGCATTTATATTATGGATCATGGTGAAATTATTGCTTCTGGCGCGAAAGAGGATATAAAAAACATCCTCTCCGCAGAAACTGCCATTAATATTAAGGTGGAAATAGTAAAGCATGAATTTACAGAAGCACTCCGCCATCATAAAAATATTAAAAATATCTCCATTCAACAATCAGTAATTACTGTAATCGTGCCACGACAAGTTCATTTACTGAAAGATATTTTGCGAATTGCCGAAGAGCAGAAAACAAATGTACTCTCTGTCCATATTGAGACACCTACTTTAGAAGATGTTTTCTTGCATTTAACAGGTCGTCAATTAAGGGATTAG
- a CDS encoding ABC transporter permease: protein MLWQMIKKELLMIWRRPRELIVLLLMPFVLITILGSALGALNNNEEVEVTAKLAVVVEDEADQAQQQVIEKIRQSNAAEQKKAANIALIESLEPINIFINVVGKSPELKKVLSITEYRNIKEVKEKDYDGVLLIPEGFTTKFYNNLLEKNTTIPAWILKTKDEQSLRATIIQDIITNYQKEWVYQKTAQDLQIDYSALVNTNIYGQIENIEKKKEISAFAYYGVGMCVMFVFYISTTVAGFAFQQKEELMYERILLANVPKIVFFTGVFMAAFILSLLQLTILFSLTALIYGVVFPSIINHLFVTLTVSIMAATFATFTTAVAFATNSRNVESIFSSLIVPILAFIGGSFFNVSAIGGFMETLGEYSPGGAALTAYLKVYQGYSLGDIWSQLRAILLFSVLLLLLSVVTLKKRGGIR from the coding sequence ATGCTTTGGCAAATGATAAAGAAAGAATTATTGATGATTTGGAGAAGACCACGGGAACTAATTGTATTACTGCTTATGCCATTTGTACTCATAACTATTCTTGGAAGTGCTTTAGGGGCATTGAATAATAATGAAGAGGTAGAAGTGACTGCAAAGCTCGCTGTTGTAGTGGAAGATGAAGCAGACCAAGCACAACAACAAGTAATAGAGAAAATTAGACAGTCTAATGCAGCCGAACAGAAAAAAGCAGCTAACATAGCGCTTATTGAATCCCTTGAACCGATAAACATATTTATTAATGTAGTAGGAAAGAGTCCAGAATTAAAGAAAGTTCTATCTATCACCGAATATCGGAACATAAAAGAAGTGAAGGAAAAAGATTATGACGGTGTGTTACTTATTCCAGAAGGCTTTACTACTAAATTTTATAATAATCTTTTAGAAAAAAACACAACGATTCCGGCGTGGATCCTAAAGACAAAGGATGAACAATCCCTTCGTGCAACCATTATCCAAGATATTATTACAAATTATCAAAAAGAATGGGTTTATCAAAAAACAGCACAAGATCTTCAAATTGATTATTCCGCATTAGTAAATACAAACATATATGGACAAATTGAGAATATTGAAAAGAAAAAAGAGATTAGTGCTTTTGCTTATTATGGAGTGGGAATGTGTGTCATGTTTGTGTTCTATATTTCTACAACCGTAGCGGGTTTTGCTTTTCAGCAAAAGGAAGAGCTTATGTATGAGCGAATCTTATTAGCAAATGTTCCAAAAATCGTATTTTTTACTGGCGTTTTTATGGCAGCATTTATATTATCTTTATTACAATTAACGATTTTATTTAGCTTAACAGCATTGATTTATGGAGTAGTCTTTCCTAGTATAATCAATCATTTATTCGTAACTTTGACTGTGAGCATAATGGCAGCAACATTCGCCACATTTACTACTGCGGTTGCTTTTGCTACTAATTCACGAAATGTGGAAAGTATTTTTTCGTCTCTCATTGTTCCGATCCTAGCTTTTATTGGCGGCAGTTTTTTCAATGTGAGTGCAATTGGCGGATTTATGGAAACATTAGGTGAATATTCTCCTGGGGGAGCTGCGCTTACTGCGTATTTAAAAGTATATCAAGGGTACTCCTTAGGGGATATATGGAGTCAGCTAAGAGCAATTCTTTTGTTTTCTGTTCTTTTGCTTTTACTTAGTGTAGTTACCTTGAAGAAAAGAGGAGGGATACGATGA
- a CDS encoding ABC transporter permease — protein MNAVLWGKCKKFIRKPSGFIITSLICIVFAYLVGISSFTKVEVPIFTDQSTKANNILKDLNKSESYSFVSYTEEEVKEQLAKGEADVGVSINADTYTIFKIAVTANVLMVQNFLQTYYGYMLKEDALLNNAADKEEAKRVLISNKETPIIPVSNEQTLSEKEATYNQSLQSLFGFTLFFCIYTISFTVIEILRDKQNGIWDRFILSSTSKAQIYLGHLVFSFFIGYAQIIMIFLLFKYGLNIDFNGNFYLVYVLIIPYLFSIVALTILLTGLVKTPSQFNAIIPLVSVSFAMLGGAYWPIEIVTSKVMLLLSKFIPITYGMELLKKGIIESASWMDIMVPAGILCLMGTIMLGIGIQLIEKRHV, from the coding sequence ATGAATGCAGTACTATGGGGGAAATGCAAGAAATTTATAAGAAAGCCAAGCGGATTTATTATAACCTCCCTTATCTGTATCGTATTTGCTTATTTAGTCGGGATCTCTTCCTTTACAAAAGTAGAGGTGCCAATTTTCACTGATCAGTCGACGAAAGCAAATAACATTTTAAAGGATTTGAATAAAAGTGAGAGTTATTCGTTTGTTTCATATACAGAAGAAGAAGTAAAGGAACAATTGGCAAAAGGGGAAGCAGATGTAGGGGTATCGATAAATGCAGATACTTATACGATCTTTAAAATAGCCGTAACTGCCAATGTATTAATGGTGCAAAATTTTCTTCAAACCTATTATGGTTATATGCTGAAGGAAGATGCATTATTAAATAATGCAGCGGATAAAGAAGAAGCAAAAAGGGTGCTTATAAGTAATAAAGAAACGCCAATTATTCCGGTATCAAATGAACAAACTTTATCAGAAAAAGAAGCGACTTATAATCAGTCACTCCAGTCGTTATTTGGATTTACTTTATTCTTCTGTATTTATACCATTTCATTTACGGTAATAGAGATACTAAGAGATAAACAAAATGGAATATGGGATCGTTTTATCTTATCCTCTACGTCGAAAGCCCAAATATATTTAGGACATCTAGTATTTAGCTTTTTCATAGGATACGCACAAATTATTATGATCTTTCTTCTTTTTAAATATGGATTAAATATTGATTTTAATGGAAATTTTTATTTGGTGTATGTACTAATCATTCCATACTTATTTTCCATCGTGGCATTAACGATTCTCCTTACAGGTCTTGTTAAAACACCAAGCCAGTTCAATGCCATTATTCCACTTGTATCAGTTAGCTTTGCTATGCTTGGCGGAGCATATTGGCCAATTGAAATCGTTACATCGAAAGTAATGCTTCTTTTATCTAAATTTATTCCCATTACTTATGGAATGGAGCTATTAAAAAAAGGGATTATTGAAAGTGCCTCATGGATGGACATCATGGTTCCAGCAGGAATTCTTTGTTTAATGGGAACGATTATGCTAGGCATCGGCATTCAGCTTATTGAAAAAAGACATGTGTAA
- a CDS encoding GNAT family N-acetyltransferase: MYGDKGYGTAALLTLGKYVQTLGAKKLSLHILGHNTRAIHLYQKN, translated from the coding sequence ATTTATGGAGATAAAGGATATGGAACAGCAGCCCTTTTAACATTGGGAAAATACGTTCAAACTTTAGGTGCAAAGAAACTTTCATTACATATACTTGGACATAATACAAGAGCTATTCATCTGTATCAAAAAAACTAA
- a CDS encoding class I SAM-dependent methyltransferase produces the protein MKDSNFHRYLEEINEKFEGWDFSSIYDTGRIQNSLLSWSYGSKVISAMQGATAILDMGTGGGEFLSLLKGYYPPTVYATEGYKPNVPIAKRKLEPLGVKVYEVVDNEHLPFPDNHFDLIINRHESYSVKELKRIIKTNGIFITQQVGGWDCKELNDWFGVAVNSEFKEWNLQSALKNFSIDQWEILEQREEFPTQRFYDLGSVLFYLKAIPWQIPDFSVEKYQDALYRLYQHLEEVGYLDATQSRFYMKVKCK, from the coding sequence GTGAAAGATTCAAATTTTCATAGGTATTTAGAGGAAATAAACGAGAAGTTTGAAGGCTGGGATTTTTCGAGCATCTATGATACAGGGAGAATCCAAAACAGCCTGCTTTCCTGGTCTTATGGTAGTAAAGTGATCTCCGCAATGCAGGGAGCTACTGCTATATTGGATATGGGTACTGGTGGCGGAGAGTTTCTTTCTCTATTAAAGGGGTACTATCCACCAACCGTCTATGCAACAGAAGGCTATAAACCGAATGTACCGATTGCGAAAAGGAAGTTAGAACCTTTAGGAGTCAAAGTATATGAAGTTGTTGATAATGAGCATTTGCCGTTTCCAGATAATCACTTCGACTTAATAATTAACAGGCATGAATCATACTCTGTAAAGGAGTTAAAAAGGATAATAAAGACGAATGGAATCTTTATCACCCAGCAAGTAGGTGGCTGGGATTGCAAGGAGTTAAATGACTGGTTTGGAGTTGCTGTTAATTCTGAATTTAAGGAGTGGAATCTTCAATCAGCTCTCAAGAATTTTTCTATTGACCAATGGGAGATTCTAGAGCAAAGAGAGGAGTTTCCTACACAGCGATTTTATGACTTGGGCTCAGTTCTTTTCTATTTAAAAGCGATTCCTTGGCAAATTCCAGATTTTAGCGTAGAAAAATACCAAGATGCATTGTATCGGCTTTATCAGCATTTAGAAGAAGTGGGATACTTGGATGCTACCCAATCTCGCTTTTATATGAAGGTAAAATGTAAATAA
- a CDS encoding ABC transporter ATP-binding protein — MATEEIITIKGLRKNYGVKEVLKGIDLHVSRGEIIGYIGPNGAGKSTTVKIILGIESYNEGEVKLFGKEINQDSIEYKRRIGYVPEIAEVYDNLTAYEYLTFIGQLYGMNADFVDQKAQRLMELFGIGEVYHSRISSYSKGMRQKLLIISSVLHNPDILFLDEPINGLDANSVMIFKEILAQLASSGKTIFYSSHIMDVVEKISSRIILLNEGKIVVDGSFKELQTQNEQGSLEGIFNQLTGFHNHREIGESFVSVVQEVQS, encoded by the coding sequence ATGGCTACAGAAGAAATCATTACAATAAAAGGATTACGGAAAAACTATGGTGTAAAGGAGGTTTTAAAAGGGATTGATCTTCATGTTTCACGCGGGGAGATTATTGGTTATATTGGACCGAATGGAGCTGGAAAAAGCACCACCGTTAAAATTATCCTTGGGATTGAAAGTTATAATGAAGGGGAAGTAAAACTTTTCGGAAAAGAAATTAATCAAGATTCAATCGAGTATAAGCGGAGAATTGGGTATGTACCAGAGATAGCAGAGGTGTATGATAATCTAACTGCCTATGAGTATTTAACCTTTATAGGCCAATTATATGGGATGAATGCAGATTTTGTTGATCAAAAAGCGCAAAGATTAATGGAGCTGTTTGGAATTGGTGAGGTTTATCATTCCAGAATATCCTCTTATTCAAAAGGAATGCGGCAAAAACTATTAATTATTTCTAGTGTTTTACATAACCCTGATATTTTATTTCTAGATGAACCAATCAATGGGCTAGATGCTAATAGTGTGATGATATTTAAGGAAATTCTTGCACAGCTCGCATCATCTGGAAAAACAATCTTCTATTCTTCTCATATTATGGATGTTGTAGAAAAGATAAGTAGTCGAATTATTTTATTAAATGAGGGAAAGATTGTGGTAGATGGAAGCTTCAAAGAGCTTCAGACACAAAATGAACAAGGAAGTTTAGAAGGTATCTTTAATCAACTTACAGGATTTCATAATCATAGAGAAATTGGGGAATCCTTCGTATCCGTTGTGCAAGAGGTGCAATCATGA
- a CDS encoding MurR/RpiR family transcriptional regulator, with translation MLLEQIANRTDYTAAEKNIAKYILENANLIERMTIQELAQKTFTSHTSIIRFTQKLGMKGFKDFKIMLVKSIEQKNHVLSEINPNIPFENEASLMKISQDMMYLTQQSIKESYELLNEISLFKMTKYLYKSKRIFMYAVGDSQIRAESFQNKLLKINKYAIIATARNEFANNTVNIDINDCAFFITYEAKSKDDLIAARILKERQVPILLLTAFPESKLAKMADVVLTIPALEKKETYKIATFSSQVAIDYVLNVLFSSLYQINYSQNIEHQRKSTELIDSFLF, from the coding sequence TTGTTGCTAGAACAAATTGCAAATAGAACGGATTATACTGCAGCAGAAAAAAATATTGCAAAATATATATTGGAGAATGCTAACTTAATTGAGAGAATGACAATCCAAGAGTTAGCACAAAAAACATTTACTTCACATACTTCTATCATTCGCTTTACTCAAAAATTAGGGATGAAGGGCTTTAAGGATTTTAAGATTATGCTTGTTAAATCTATCGAACAGAAAAACCATGTCTTATCTGAAATTAATCCCAATATTCCTTTTGAAAATGAAGCTTCCCTTATGAAGATTAGTCAAGATATGATGTATTTAACTCAACAGTCAATCAAAGAGAGTTACGAATTATTAAATGAAATATCACTGTTTAAGATGACTAAGTATCTATACAAGTCAAAACGAATCTTTATGTATGCTGTAGGGGATTCCCAAATTCGGGCAGAAAGTTTTCAAAATAAACTTTTAAAAATAAATAAATATGCAATAATTGCAACGGCTCGTAATGAATTTGCCAACAATACTGTTAACATTGATATAAATGATTGTGCCTTCTTTATTACTTATGAAGCTAAATCAAAGGATGACTTAATTGCTGCTCGTATATTAAAAGAGAGACAGGTGCCAATTTTATTACTTACAGCCTTTCCTGAAAGTAAACTAGCCAAAATGGCTGATGTTGTTTTAACCATACCAGCTTTAGAAAAAAAAGAAACATACAAAATAGCTACCTTTTCATCACAAGTAGCTATTGATTATGTACTTAATGTGTTGTTTTCCAGCTTATATCAAATTAATTACTCACAGAACATAGAACACCAAAGAAAAAGTACGGAATTAATCGATAGCTTTCTTTTTTAA
- a CDS encoding Gfo/Idh/MocA family protein, translated as MKLGIVGAGMIVQDLLPVFKSIPQIDLVAIFGRPAKKEFLLSLQKEYLIKKIYVDYKEMLADTEIDVIYIALPNHLHYSYTKLALGARKHVICEKPFTSNLDELKELESIARSNDLYLIEAITNQYRGNYSQIKELLPKLGDVKVVEVNYSQYSSRYNAFKEGNILPAFNPEMSGGALMDINSYNIHFVVGIFGKPNGVQYYPNLSQGIDTSGVLILEYDRFKAVCIGSKDSMGQSFATIQGENGFLTVNGPVNSLDSFTISTASKVVENMNKNEHTHRMYEEFVAFERIIREKNKSEMLKKLEHSLQVMEIITVARKRAGIVFAADEL; from the coding sequence ATGAAACTTGGAATAGTGGGAGCAGGAATGATTGTTCAGGATTTATTACCTGTGTTTAAATCTATACCCCAAATAGACTTGGTGGCGATTTTTGGAAGACCAGCTAAAAAAGAATTCTTATTATCTTTACAAAAAGAATATCTTATCAAAAAAATATATGTAGATTATAAAGAAATGCTTGCTGATACTGAAATAGATGTAATTTATATAGCATTACCAAATCATCTTCATTATTCCTATACAAAACTAGCATTAGGAGCTAGAAAACATGTTATCTGTGAGAAGCCTTTTACATCTAACTTAGATGAATTAAAGGAATTGGAAAGTATCGCACGAAGTAACGATCTTTATTTAATAGAGGCAATTACTAATCAATATAGAGGAAACTATTCACAAATAAAGGAATTGTTACCTAAATTAGGTGATGTAAAGGTTGTAGAAGTAAATTATTCTCAATATTCATCTCGGTACAATGCCTTTAAAGAAGGCAATATCTTACCGGCTTTTAATCCTGAGATGTCAGGTGGTGCATTAATGGATATTAATAGTTATAATATTCATTTTGTTGTAGGGATATTTGGGAAACCAAACGGTGTACAGTATTATCCAAATCTGTCTCAGGGAATTGATACTTCTGGAGTCTTGATTTTAGAATATGATCGCTTTAAAGCGGTCTGTATCGGATCTAAAGATAGTATGGGTCAATCATTTGCTACTATTCAAGGAGAGAATGGCTTCTTAACAGTTAATGGACCTGTTAATAGTCTTGATTCTTTTACAATTAGTACTGCTAGTAAAGTAGTTGAAAATATGAATAAAAATGAGCATACACATCGAATGTACGAAGAATTTGTCGCATTCGAAAGAATAATTCGTGAGAAAAATAAAAGTGAAATGTTGAAAAAACTAGAACATAGCCTTCAGGTGATGGAGATTATTACAGTTGCTAGAAAAAGGGCGGGAATAGTATTTGCTGCCGATGAATTATAA
- a CDS encoding NUDIX hydrolase, translating into MEEEQLKVFDEKRVQIGIATRSEVHEKGLWHETFHCWIVSEQDGQLYLYLQIRSPLKKDYPNLLDITAAGHLLAHEEIVDGIREMEEEIGIYAKMEELIYLGVLNYEMNNGNFLDKEFAHTFLYKRNIGFDEFQLQEEEVAGIVSTRLEDFYALWEGTEQLIEVVGYERKESGQREMIQRQVGRENFAPHPISYYNRLMQALKENL; encoded by the coding sequence ATGGAAGAAGAGCAATTAAAAGTATTTGACGAAAAGAGAGTACAAATCGGTATTGCAACCCGCAGCGAAGTTCATGAAAAGGGATTATGGCATGAAACCTTTCATTGTTGGATTGTATCTGAACAGGATGGACAATTGTACCTCTATTTACAAATTAGAAGTCCTTTGAAAAAGGATTATCCCAATCTTTTAGATATTACGGCAGCGGGTCATTTGCTAGCACATGAAGAGATTGTAGATGGTATAAGAGAGATGGAAGAAGAGATTGGGATATATGCGAAAATGGAGGAGTTAATTTACTTAGGTGTGTTGAATTATGAAATGAACAATGGAAACTTTTTGGACAAGGAATTTGCCCATACTTTTTTATATAAAAGAAACATAGGTTTCGATGAGTTTCAATTACAGGAAGAAGAAGTAGCGGGAATTGTATCGACTAGATTGGAAGATTTCTATGCATTATGGGAAGGAACGGAACAGCTAATCGAAGTTGTTGGATATGAAAGGAAGGAAAGTGGACAACGAGAAATGATTCAGCGACAAGTTGGACGAGAAAATTTTGCGCCACATCCTATTTCTTATTACAATCGATTAATGCAAGCTTTAAAGGAGAACTTGTAA